The Nicotiana tomentosiformis chromosome 9, ASM39032v3, whole genome shotgun sequence genome contains the following window.
TTGTATTCCTCAAAGGAGTTTATCCAAGTGGTAAAAGAAAAATTGGCAGAAATTCATAGCACTAGTTTTTTGCTCAAGCTAGATAATCTCTGAATTAGTGATCTTGTTCTCTGAAGGGGCATTTGAAAGGCGGCGTTACATGAATGTTGTTGTTCAAAAAGCTAGACACCCGGAGCTTCAACAGTATATCCATTCTACTGTCAATGGACTTCTTCCTTTCATACAAAAGGTTTATTCCATTCCCCTTCAACAGGCCCATAAAAGTCATTGATTAATTGCTCATCTTGGTTACTGGAGATGGCTAAATGTGTAAATAGATATTTCCAACTTCCCCCCTCCTCCCCCGACCTCGCCCCATGTTTTCGCTCTGGTGTCTGTAACAGAGGAACATTTTGTTGTGTGCTTGAACTTATAACAATTGTTTGATCTTGTTTATTGGAAAAATCTTATTGCTTTTACAAGGGAAGTGAGAGATTGGTCTATAAGCTGTTATTCTTGTGCCGTCTTCGTTGTGCAAAAGTAATCATGCTTTTCTACACAGGGATCGGTTGAGAGAGTGGCTGTGATTTTTTCTGATAGCAACAACGTACCTCTTGAGAGATTTGTTTTCAAGATAAATGTGAACCAGTCCTATGGTTTGAAGTTGGTGGAAGCTGATCTGGAGTTCTCTCTTAAATCATTTTTGATCAAGCTTCCTTTGTCACAATCGATGATGAAGGTTCTTCCGCCAGGTAATCTCTATTAGAAACGTCATTTAAAACGTCACGTCAGATCTTCTTCTAATCACATTAGATTTGTGTGTTTGTATTTACTAGATGTGCTTAAGACTAACTATCCAAGGGAAAGTTAATGCTATAGAACCTTTGTGCTGAATTGATCATTTTAGGTGACATCTTATCCCTGAGACATCCACCTCTAACCACCTTATGAATTAATTTAGCCAAATATAGCAGACAAGCGAAAAAGAGCATATAAGATAAATGGAAAATTTTAATGGAGTGCAACCTCTGATATCTCTGATATCCCACTTAAGCGAACTTAGTTGAATTTCTTTAGCCAAATAGTATGCAAGTATCATACACTATGCTAGCATCTACAGCAATGTGAATCTGACATGGCCGAATCTGATTCTATATCATGTCTTATGTACAAATTGATTTCTACTATACCAACACTTTGAATCGACAAAACACTATTTCAAAGACCCCTACAAGATGGATTCATGGCGAACGAATATTTTGTTGAACAAGGGTGTGCCTGGCAAATGGTTTTGTATTCTAGCAAATATTTTGTTGTTAATCTCATCATAGGACAATACATGATTGAAAAGATGAAAAATCTTTTTGCGTATCCATGAATAGATATATCGTCCTTTGGCTTTTGCGATATGCCTTTGTGGGAATTAGAAGTGGGTTCCTCAACTTGTCAGCTTTTGATAGATTGCAGGTGGGAGATAACAGCTTACTTTCGGTCTCTCCCGCAGAGTAGTACAAGCAAAGACGCCGAAATTTGGGTCCCAACAGATACCCAGCAGTGGCAGCAAGCACCTCTTATAACTCCTATTAAATCCATGAGTAGTGAACCTCTAGGCGTCCAGCTATATCTTGAACATCCAAGTTTCTCTGAACCAAAGGCTTAGAGAGAGGCCATCTCAGAGGCATTTGTCGTGGAGCTCGTCCAACATCTTAAGATATTCTGTGTTGAAACCTTGACTCGAGCTTCTAGAACGCATGTGCCAATATCTTATCTGGTGTGGTTACATACATCTTTCTCACTTTGCTTACAGTTTTTACTACATATATTAGGTAGATTATAGACATACTGGATTGTGGAGAGATCCATTAAATTTAAGTGTGAGAACACTTGGGGCCCCAAAGGAGAAATTTATTATGTACAGCAAATTGTCTTTAAAGCTCCTGATATTCCTGTAGTGAAGCTGAAAATCCTTTTAAGCATCTTTTTTTGGCGGACATCGTTTTACACATCCTAAATTGTCACATCTGCAGCTAGCTCTGAGCTCTGAAAGAAGATTagacaattttatttttttttatttttttgtgtgtgtgtgtgtgtgtgtgtgtgtgagagagagagagagagagagagagagagagagagagagagagagagaggtataCTATGAACAGGAGGGTTAAAGGCAAACTTGAACTTGACACGAGATGTTATCAATTAGTGGTTGGTCAATTTGATAATGGAATCAGTGGACAACCTACGAGGGACAGTCATAATAAAGATTAAAAGTATTTTCTGATGTAACTAAAGGCAAAGAGGGAAGAGTTTTTAGTGAGGAAGACCTAGTGATATCCCCATGACTCAAAGTTTTGGATCCATTAAGATGAAGAAAGAAACCTATGGTCAGAAAGGCCTTTGGAGGAAGAAGAGTGAGGGCAACAATTTTCTATATAAAAATTACTACTGAAAAATAGGAATTAGCGACAAACAAATTTGGTAGCTAATCTTATTTAGCGACGAAGTTTGTagctaattctaattttttttgtaaTGAATGGAGAGACTCAAAGGATTTAGCAAGGCTTTTCTCCAAATATGTGATGAAGTTGAGGTAAGGTTGGTTCTGGGAAAAAAATCAGAAATAGCCAAATTTACCATCGGTAATAGAAAGATAGTCacaattttaaaagtaatcgaaatttagcaaTATTTTCATGTAAAATAAAATTCGAACAAAAACACCCTTAAAAATTCGAAAAACTTcaagcataatatgttggagttccaattttttacatatgagattccaatataataaagggcagcccggtgctaTTTTTCAATTAGCAGTCCGAAAACTGGTTAGCCCGTGTTATTTTCACGTTGGTAAGTGCACACCTAACTTAATGTTGTACGATTAAAACAAAGTCTATCTCTATACATAAGAAACATTCGTTCCGATTAAAACTTAAAACAAACCTCAGAAAGCAGGACTTTGGTGATTCAGACAATTGCCGCAATCTTTACCACGACGGCTATTTAGAAAGGAGAATTTGAAATTTGACCTATGATATAAAGTTTCTAAGTTATTCAATGGAGTTGACATTTGTCAATTGATACTTATAATATTTATCAATAGCATTGTTATTGATGTTAATACAACACTAAATTTTTGGGGTTGTTCATAGAAGGTAAATACTCTAACATGTTTTTTGTTTGCGAAtttatcctcatatttttattATACTTAGGTAACTTTATATTTGCTTGGCTTTAACATAAGTCCTCACCTATCAATTTCTTTTTTTCGTGAAAGCCCCATGATTTAATTATAATTTATACTGTAGGGATGTACAAACCGAACCGAACCAAAAAATCGCACCAAACCAAAAAGTCAtatcaaaccgattaaaaaaccaaacttggtttggtttggtattgagtaaaaaaaatcgaaccaacccgacatataaatatataatttttatatatacttttaagattttatatagaattttctttaaaaatgtaCAGGAATATTCGGGATTCTCTTGCGggatataaattttaatagaatatgaagtgccccatatttattgaccttaaataatgggttgtatggaCACTTTCctatcaagtgttactgaaatacgtctatctctttgttcttcgatattcatatcatatgttaagatctattaaattcttatatctttttcaaaTGTGAACTGGTTATtaatatttaggtatcatattgatttttatgtttagttactaaattcggttaacctgaAAGTGTATATCAtcgaaaaattattgtcagacgactaaaaaaataactattatatgttactaatagaattctcccataagaatattttaatcgataatatgtttgtcaattttttatatttttactaaatagaTATTTACTTATCgaatatttaacaaagtaagattgaaataatatgtAAATAACAAGAAACCCGAAAACCCGACagaaccgaaccaatccaaaccgatataattggtttggtttgattttaataAAACTGAACCAACCCGgcccatgtacacccctaatttataTAACATTACAACTTAGATGCTCTTGGATAAGCAGCTTGAGTCCGTATGGATTGCCGTGACTGGAAATGATTGATAGGAATAAAACGAGTTGAACTTGAATTCACTTTGAAATAGAACTAATTGATGTTCATTTTAATATGGAATTTATGTTGCATTGGATGTGTTCGATTACCCAGTTTGGTTTTGGACCTTTCATTATGTACGTGTCTACACGTGATGTGGGAAGGAGGGGATAAGTTACACATTTAACCGCTCCGCTAAAAATATTTAGCGCTCCGGTACTTTGTTTATAGCTTTTTTAAGTTATGCAATGGAAGGGAGGGCTTGCGCTTGAATTGAAATAGCGCCTTTGGAATATGAGTAGGGCTCCTAAGTGGCATGTTCGTGGAGGCAAACCGAAGGAAGAGCAAAAGgaagatatatacataaactatacatatattatacatttgcCGGCTATTTTTTGGATGGGTggctatttaagttaatttttCAAGGAGTATTGGCAAAGCTGGTCAAGTAGAATCAACTCCATTCCTACCCCATTGACATCCATATTCGATCAATGCCACCACAATTTTTATATACATGCAGCAACAGATGACAACAAAACTTAATTTCCAAAATAATGCCAGAAGTACAAGTCTCAAACTGAAAGAAAGATTAACTACTTAACAAGCTACAAAAAAAGAATGTATACTGTACAAACCTATGGCAAACAGCCAAAGATCTGAAATAGTTACAACTCACTTACCCATATGAGTTAAGATCCTACTAATCAAGACTTCTTTCTTTCCTGTGACCGGAATGTCATATGCAGCTAGGTAATACTTCAGCTCTACCACTGTTAAATCCTTTAACTGCAAGATGGCAAACAAAAAAAAGTGAAACCCAAATATATACTACTGAAAACTAATGGAATTCTATGATGTGCATTCTGAAAAAGAGTCGGGCGTTGATAACAGCGTAGGCCAAAGTATATTCAGTGCATCTCACTAAAAGTTCCTTATATAATAGAAGAACTAAGTCACTAACAGACTTCTGTGTCGCAACTAATTTAGCTAACACAAACCATCCATAGAAAAATATAGTTTAATAACATTCTGAATCTGTTGTAAAGCCCAAAACTAAGGCAAGAATCTATAGTGTAACATCATAAGCTTGAAAATGTTACCTTCCCATTATCTGCAAGGTCAGACCAGTCATAGTTGGAATATTCTTTCATAGCATTCGCTTTCCGTTTCCTAGAGGGTTCAGCTTTTCCATCAGTTTTTGCATCGTCCTCCTCATAGTTCTCCCCATATACAGAGAGCTTAAATTCTTCCAATGCTTTGACAATACCAGGCCTAGCACCCAAACAATATACAAAAGAAATGTCAGAATAACAAGCTTTCTGAACAGAGTCAAGTTGAAAACTAAAAGAGACCAAAACCACAGAATAAAGGGACCTAAGATGGTGGAAATCCGTCACTACCTGGCCATCCCTTCTTCATCGGGAAGAGTCTCGTCTTTAATTTCAGGCATCTCGTCTTCATCAAGTGCAAGAGCTTGCAATACTGCATAATGTCTCTGCAATGCTGCAAGAAATGCTCTTGTAAGAATACAAATGGAATTTCTATATGACCCAAAATATAAGCTACAATTCTTCGGAAGGGAGTTGATGTATATAGAAAGGGGCACTCCACTTCATACTGTTCTGTAGAAATTAAGAATGCTTGTTAATTGGAGAGGGTCTCCTATGAATTAGGTATCCTACTTCACACTAGCATTCTTTTCACGGTGATTTATAAAGAACAAACAATACAAAATATCCTACATGGTTTACTATGCAATCTTCTCTAAGATCAGCCTGATACATCAACTTTGCAAGCAGAACATGAATCTATGTCTTGAATGACTTACAAATAGTACATTAATGTAAAGGTCATCTTGTTGAACTTAGGCAAGTAGAATGACATTATACAATCACTTTTTTATACAATTTTGTCTAAActacatttttcattttttaataTTCTGCAGATGCAGATACATGGATTAACAGAATTTACAGACCTCTTTAAATAGCAAGAGttttaaaagttctattttaTTAAAAGTTTATGAGCAGAATAGCAATTTACACCACCTCAAAATGTTAAACAAAGTATATGAGGAACATCTTTTCTTTTGGATGTCCACCCCATAATTTTACACTACTAATTTCCATTTAATCAACTAATAGATGGATCGGA
Protein-coding sequences here:
- the LOC104106968 gene encoding DNA polymerase zeta processivity subunit isoform X3; this translates as MDRNQSPQGETAQILVEFLEVAITSVVFLKGVYPSGAFERRRYMNVVVQKARHPELQQYIHSTVNGLLPFIQKGSVERVAVIFSDSNNVPLERFVFKINVNQSYGLKLVEADLEFSLKSFLIKLPLSQSMMKVLPPDCRWEITAYFRSLPQSSTSKDAEIWVPTDTQQWQQAPLITPIKSMSSEPLGVQLYLEHPSFSEPKA